The Proteiniphilum propionicum genome contains the following window.
GAAAAATCATCCATCAGCCAGCATTTGTCGATATCAAGCACCTTATCGAACATGCCGGGGATATGGAAACCAAGAGCGTTCATTTGAGTGAACTCCTTACCAGAGCTTATCTCCTCCTCGGTGAGCCACCGTTTGTTGGAGAATGTAAATTCAAGCTTGTTGCGGTAAAAAGTGGTATCAGGTGCTCCCAGAATGGGGGTGATCTCTGGCAGTTCTACCTTGCCTATCCTTGTAAGGTTGTCAACCACCTGCTGCTGCTTGTGCCGCAGCTGCTCCTCATAGGGCAGGTGCTGCCACTTGCAGCCGCCACACATCCCGAAGTGCCGGCAGAAAGGATCGCTCCGCTGCGTTGAAAATTGCTGAAACCGCACTACCCTCCCCTCGGCAAAAGTGCTCTTCTTACGCGTTAGCTGGATGTCGGCCACATCGCCGGGAGCTGCAAAAGGTACAAACAGCGTCATGCCATCAACCTTCGCCACCGCCTTACCTTCGGCAGCTACGCCGGTAATTGTCACACCTTCCAGCAAGGGAAGTTGTTTTCTCTTTCTTGCCATCTGTTTTATCTCTTTATTTAAGATTCGCATGCATTACAATTACAACTAAGTTCGCGACAAACAATGTTTTATATTTAACTGTAATCATTTACATTCATAAATTATGCGAAAATTGAACTTTATATTTACAGATACAAAGATAGAGGTTTTTTAAACGAATTCGTCTAGATATTACCAGACAAAAATCATCTATCTTCGCTGGAGGGAGCTGTTGTCGTGCTCAATGCCGTCCCATGTCAAGGGCTAATGATTGAAGAACTCAATACAATCCATACCAACCTGGTATTTAGTTCCATCATAATTTTCATGTTCCAAATATTCTATTTGCAGTAAATTCTTTCCCTTATTAATATCTAAATTTCTCAGTATTTCTACACCTATCGTATCCTGCTCGTAAAATGGCTCTATAACTCTATGCCTTTGCTTGTTCAATGTTGATATTCTGATCCCCTTTGTTTTCGAGCAAGATATTGCATTTCCTTTTAAAAGGCATCACCCAGTAACACGACATAGTACTGTCATCGTCCACTTTCGTGTACCATGAATGGTTTTTTCTTATCTTATAACCTGTACCGAAAAAGTCGCCGATAGGAGCACTGATTGTCCTTATGCCATCAAATGAAATGTGAATTATAGTGCTTCGAAGTGCTTGTTCATAATTCTCAGCGTTAATTTTAAGGGTAATTGTGCGGATTGCAAAATAATCATCGAGATAAATCCTTAGCACTCCTCGTCTCGAATTCTCGCCGGAAAATGTCATCCACATCCTTACGATAGCTCCCGGTCCTTTTGCATCCATCAGCACATACTCCTTTCTGCCGTGATCGGTTTCAGTTCTTACAAACATGCTTCTGTCCCAATTAGCAAACCAGCTTTTTTGATCAGATTCAACCGATGCCCGGTCGTAACTGCTGAATTGTTTACAGAAATAGCCGGGTGAAGGATATTCAGCCAAAGTCTTCCTGTTTGTCATCTCAAGAAGAAGGCTCTCCTATGATATTTTTTGAGAATAAACGATATTGAGACTTATTGCCAACGAAAAAATAAGAATTCCTGTTTTTTTGATGGTTGGATTCATTCTTTGTTCTCCTCTTCTGAAATTGATTAAAAAGTGCCCCGATCAAAATTAATTGATAAATCCAGGCACAAAGAGGAATATCATTTCACAAAATGATACTATCTTCCCATTTCGCACAATTCCCGTTTATAAGAGGTGAAAATAAATAAAATTTACCGAAAAAATAATTACTTTAGTTATTAATTAACCTCGACATTAATTTTGGATGAATAATGAATACGAAAGTACCTATAATAACAGCCGTGTTGTTTTGCCTGGGCGGTTTGCTGTTATCACCGGCATCTTTGGCCAAAAACTCCGATTATTATTTCAGAAATATGGCTGTAGAGGACGGCCTTTCGCAAAATATGGTATATTCTATCTTACAGGATAAAACCGGTTTCATTTGGTTTGGCACGTTAGACGGGTTGAACCGGTACGACGGGCTAAGGTTTAAAATCTTTAAGAAAGACAACGAAAATAGCCGTAGCATCGGTTCAAATAAAATCCTGTCGCTGCTCCAAGATAGCAATGAGAAGATATGGGTTGGGACAACCAACGGAATATATATTTACGATCCAATGTGTGAAAAATTTTTCCGTTTCGATATGAAAACGACTGACGGGGAAAAGGTGGAGGGCGCAGTCAGGGATTTAAAAAGAGATGGGAAAGGGAATATTTGGATAGGTGTACAAGACAAGGGTATATATTGTTTGAGCAATGAAAAAGAACTTAAAATATATCGGTTGAAGAATACAAACGTACGAAAATTTGATTTTGATGTGGATGGCAACGTATGGGTGGCGACCTATGGGCGGGGATTGCTTAAAATTAACCCGGCATCTGCTCAAGTGAAGGAGTTTCTGATAGATGAGAAAAGGAATAAGATTTCAGAGAACGATATTAATACCATTTTGTCATTTAGCTCCAGCTATCTGTTGGTCGGGACGGTCAATAAGGGTGTACAACGGTTCGATTTGCATACCGAAAAATTTACTCCGTTTTTGGAGAAGGGACAGGACAATTCACCTCTCTTTGTACGGTGTATGATAAAAACTGACAATCAGGAACTGTGGATCGGTACTGAGGAAGGTGTATTTATCTATGATTTAAGAACAAATGATTTTGTTAATCTTAAACATAGTCATAATAATCCTTATTCATTATCCGACAACGCAATTCACAGTCTTTACCAGGATAAAGAAGGAGGGGTATGGGTTGGTACTTTTTTTGGTGGGGTCAGCTATTTCCATAACTCTTTCACACAGTTTGAAAAATACTATCCGAAACCTGGTAAAAACTCAATAAGTGGGAAAAGTATCAGTGAGTTTTGTGAAGACAAAAAGAAAAACATTTGGATCGGGACAGAAGATGCCGGACTTAATAAATTTAACCCAATAACTATAGAGTTCACTAAAAGCCCGATAACATCAGGAAATATTCATTCCCTGTTATGCGATGAAGACAGATTATGGGTAGGAACATTTTCTGATGGTCTTCATGTTATGAATCTAGAAACTCAAGAGGTGGATTCGTATAAAAACGGTGTGTCAGACTACTCGATAAAAGATGATAATATTTATTCAATTTATAAGGATACCTCAGGAAGAATATGGATCGGGTCATCGACCGGCTTGCAATACTACAATGAGCAGACAGACGACTTTAGGAGAATTAAGGAGGAAATCATAAAAAACCAGGTTAACGATATACTTGAAGACTATAGAGGCACTCTATGGTTTGCCACAATTGGCAATGGAGTTTTCTCATACGACAGATTCTCAGAAGTATGGCATCACTATTTATCAGCATCTGAAACACAAGACGAGGATACCGGAAAATCAATTATTTGCCTGTTACAAGATAAAAAAAACAGATTATGGATAGGTACGGAAGGGGCAGGTATTGGAGTCTTCAACAGAGAGTCAAACTCCTTTTCTACTTTAATTACTTCTAACACAGGCTTACCCAACGATGTTATCTACAAGCTGATAGAGGATCCGAAAGGGTATATTTGGGGCAGCACAAACAAGGGGATTTTCAGGCTTGATCCTGAGAGCTTGGATGTTATAATTTATACACATTCGAACGGACTATTGGGAGATCAGTTCAATTACAAGTCCGGATTTAAAGATCATAACGGTAAAATATACTTTGGAGGCGTTAAAGGCTTTGTGGCATTTAATCCATGTGATTTGGGCATTAATGAATACATTCCACCGCTAGTTCTGACCAGTTTCCAAATTCAAAATAAAGAAGTTTCTTTAAATGACGAAGAGTCTCCATTAATAAACTCTATCACACATAGCAATAGCATCAACATCCCATATAATTCTTCAGTATTTAGCATTGGCTTTGCCGCCCTTAGCTACGTCTATCCTAAAGGTAATATTTACGCATATAAATTAGAGGGACGTGATAACGACTGGATTTTTGGCTACCAGGCCCATCAGGTAAATTATACAGATTTATCACCGGGAAGTTATACATTTAAAGTAAAAGGAGCTAACAGTGACGGAATCTGGAACGAAACAGGCGTATCCCTGTCTATCAATATTTTACCACCATGGTACCAGACAGTATGGGCGTACTTACTCTATCTTGCAATAGCAGGTGCCATCCTGTATTATAGCATACGCAACATTGTTAGAAAAGCTAAACGCCGTAATGCAAGGGTACTCAAAGAACTTGAAAACACCAAGGAGAAGGAACTATATACTGCAAAAATTGAATTCTTTACACATATTACACACGAGATAAGAACTCCTTTAAGCCTGATTAAGATCCCATTGGAAGATGTTATTAAAAATATCGACCGGCAAAGTCCCTATCTGGAAAATCTTACAATTATCCAACGAAATGTCAACAGATTGTTGAAGCTGGTGAATGAATTAATGGATTTTAGGAAGACGGAATCACAGGTTCTCAGATTAAATTTTGCAAAAGCCGATATCATAAATATTGTAAACGAAACAATTAATAGATTCAAGCCGAGTTTTGAATCCAAAAAAATTACATTTAACACACTCTATTCAATCAAGAGCCTTTATGCCGATGTTGACAGGGAAGTCTTAACGAAAATATTAAGTAATTTATTCTCAAATGCGTTAAAACATTCTCATACAGTCATAGAGCTGGGTTTAAGGTGCAATGAAAAATACTTTGAAATAAAAATTGAAAATGATGGTGATGTAATTCCTGACGAATACGTCGAAAAAATATTTGAACCTTTATTTAAATTGAACAAAAACATCCAGGGAACAGGTTTGGGCCTTGCGTTTGTAAAGTCGCTGGTGGAGCTGCATAAGGGAACGATCTGTTGTGATAACTCTAAAATGGGAAAGACAATCTTTGTGATGACTCTTCCAATTAAGCAGGAACAAAGTATAAATATTCACGATGAAGAGGATCAATTCGAAAAAACAGAATCCTCACAAATAGCCTTGCTGAAAAGTCAAAAGCCAAGTGCTACACCAACAATTCTCACTGTGGAAGATAACGAGGAGTTTCAGCATCTTCTCTATAAACATTTGATAAAAAAATATCATGTATTGCAGTGTAAAAACGGAATGGAGGCTCTAGACATTTTGGATAAGGAAAATGTAGATATAGTAATTTGTGATATAATGATGCCTATAATGGATGGATTGGAATTTTGCAAAACAATGAAGGAGAACATTAAGTATAGTCATATACCGGTCATCCTATTAACTGCCAGAACCAATTTGGAATCCAAAATTGAAGGGATTAATTGTGGTGCAGACGAATATATTGAGAAACCGTACTCTACCGATTATCTTCTGGCCAGAATTGAGAACCTGCTGGAGAGCCGAAGAAAAATGCAGGAAATGTTCAGGAACTCACCCGAACTTGCTTATCAAAGCATTACTCACTCAAAAGCAGATGAGGATTTCTTACAAAGACTAATTGCTATTATTCATGATAACCTTGATGAACCTGATCTGAATATTGACAAACTAGCTGAGGAAATGGCTGTCAGCCGATCAACTCTCTATAGGAAAGTCAAAAATGTATCCGAACTTTCTCCAAATGATTTTATTATGCTCATAAGGCTTAAAAAAGCAGCTGAGCTGATAAAAGAAAAACAATATCAAATCAGCGAAATTGCATATATGGTAGGTTTTAGTTCACCGAACTATTTTTCGAAGTGCTTTTTTAAACAGTTTGGAGTTTCGCCTAAGGATTTTTAATCCTCCCCGGAATAATTGTTAACCTTATTTTGACACAATTTTGCATTTAATTGGAACAATATTTCAATCCTTAACACTTTAATTTGTCCATCTTTGGATTGACTATTCATTCTATTTGAAATATTTTTGAATCACTTTCTATAACATCATTTCGCAAGAATATTGTAAAAGCGATATTTCCGATATAATGAGTTCTCAAATTTAATTTTAATAAGAAAAATTTTCAGAATACGTATGGATATCTTAATAGAAAAATTGGGTGTACTTATCCTTATTAAAAAGGGGGTTAAAGATGCTCTAATCAATGTGTGTGGCGTAAAAGGAAGAGGATTCTCTAAACATTGAGTCCACTCCTAAAACCTTTTTTTCAAAAACGTAAAAAAATGAGATATTTAGGGAGGGAGTTGCTTAAAAATTAATTACTGAACTTACATTATTTTTGATATATATCCATATTTTAATGGAAAATGCGAGCCTTTTTTGACTCGAAGTGATCTTTATTTGTTTGCATCACGTATTTCAGTATTCTCCTGAAGTTTATCCACGTAGCCCCGGAGTGCGGCCACAGTTGGTTGGCGGCAATCTCTCGGTAGCGAGTTTTGCCGTTATTGCAAGGGAATCCAAGTTGAAACATGGAAGCCTCGACATTGTTGCGCTTCCATTTCTCCTCTATGGGAACATCTCGTAGTTTTTCCCTAAGCATGTATGTACGAACACTCTCAAGCGTTAAGTATTAGTATTTACCTCCTCCTTGTTGTTGCGATATACGAACTTATTCCCCGGCTCATCCATGGTATGGTCAATCAGCGAGAACTCGGACTCTGACAGGCTGCGCTTGTAAATATGCTCAGCACGCTCTTCAATGAACAAAACGAGGGTCTCGTGTACGAGTTCATAGCGAGAGTACCAAGCTATATTGGAACCTATCAGCTTGATATCCACACGGATTTACTTGCCGCGGACTTTGAAGTCAAGAATTTGACTTCGCGTGATCTGCTGCATGCATTCCTTGAACAAGTCCACACTATTTTCCCTGTTGTAATCCATTGCCTTTTATCGGAAAAGTTAGTAAGTGGAAGGAGAAGGAGGGGTATCATCAGGATCACCATTACAACCAGGACACGCACAGAGGTGTTGGAAGAGCCGTTATCGGAAGAATAAAGGACCTTTAAAATGTCTTCGTTTACACGTGTTACAACGGGTTAGCGGGAAATATTATCCCAAAAGTCATTTTTCAAGTAATCTTTCAACGAGGAGCCTCTTAGCATCCCGGAAGGGGATGAAAACATGTCTAGTTGTGGGTTCTTTCCGAACTCTTTGAACATTATTTGCAAGCTTTAAGCTTTGCTCTAAGTTACTGAAATATACACTAATATGCAAACAATTAAGGTGCTGTTTTCAGCGCCGTTTTGAAATATTAATCATCACTTCCGAATGGTCAGGGATTTTCATGAAAAAATGCCAGGAACTTTTCAAAATAGACTCATAATTAGAAAATCCATGTTTTATATCATAAAAACTAATATGATACCAAAAAATAGTATGAATAATGATTATTACTTAAAAAATCTCATTTAAAATTCCCAACTCAAATTAATAGTTTTCAAAGCGGAATTTCTCTTTTTTTTCGAGAGATACCGTTTTATTTTCTTTTCATCTTCACTGTTTCTTGCACGTTTAACGTGTTGATTTACTTTTTATGGTGGCATTTTTTATATATATTAACATTATCACTCTTCCAAGGCATGGCAATTCCTTGTCATAAACCCTTTTACGACACGAAAGATGGCGATGGACGATTAAGTGAAAATCCGTCATCCGGTCATCGTTGTCGTTAT
Protein-coding sequences here:
- a CDS encoding DUF2961 domain-containing protein, with amino-acid sequence MAEYPSPGYFCKQFSSYDRASVESDQKSWFANWDRSMFVRTETDHGRKEYVLMDAKGPGAIVRMWMTFSGENSRRGVLRIYLDDYFAIRTITLKINAENYEQALRSTIIHISFDGIRTISAPIGDFFGTGYKIRKNHSWYTKVDDDSTMSCYWVMPFKRKCNILLENKGDQNINIEQAKA
- a CDS encoding hybrid sensor histidine kinase/response regulator: MNTKVPIITAVLFCLGGLLLSPASLAKNSDYYFRNMAVEDGLSQNMVYSILQDKTGFIWFGTLDGLNRYDGLRFKIFKKDNENSRSIGSNKILSLLQDSNEKIWVGTTNGIYIYDPMCEKFFRFDMKTTDGEKVEGAVRDLKRDGKGNIWIGVQDKGIYCLSNEKELKIYRLKNTNVRKFDFDVDGNVWVATYGRGLLKINPASAQVKEFLIDEKRNKISENDINTILSFSSSYLLVGTVNKGVQRFDLHTEKFTPFLEKGQDNSPLFVRCMIKTDNQELWIGTEEGVFIYDLRTNDFVNLKHSHNNPYSLSDNAIHSLYQDKEGGVWVGTFFGGVSYFHNSFTQFEKYYPKPGKNSISGKSISEFCEDKKKNIWIGTEDAGLNKFNPITIEFTKSPITSGNIHSLLCDEDRLWVGTFSDGLHVMNLETQEVDSYKNGVSDYSIKDDNIYSIYKDTSGRIWIGSSTGLQYYNEQTDDFRRIKEEIIKNQVNDILEDYRGTLWFATIGNGVFSYDRFSEVWHHYLSASETQDEDTGKSIICLLQDKKNRLWIGTEGAGIGVFNRESNSFSTLITSNTGLPNDVIYKLIEDPKGYIWGSTNKGIFRLDPESLDVIIYTHSNGLLGDQFNYKSGFKDHNGKIYFGGVKGFVAFNPCDLGINEYIPPLVLTSFQIQNKEVSLNDEESPLINSITHSNSINIPYNSSVFSIGFAALSYVYPKGNIYAYKLEGRDNDWIFGYQAHQVNYTDLSPGSYTFKVKGANSDGIWNETGVSLSINILPPWYQTVWAYLLYLAIAGAILYYSIRNIVRKAKRRNARVLKELENTKEKELYTAKIEFFTHITHEIRTPLSLIKIPLEDVIKNIDRQSPYLENLTIIQRNVNRLLKLVNELMDFRKTESQVLRLNFAKADIINIVNETINRFKPSFESKKITFNTLYSIKSLYADVDREVLTKILSNLFSNALKHSHTVIELGLRCNEKYFEIKIENDGDVIPDEYVEKIFEPLFKLNKNIQGTGLGLAFVKSLVELHKGTICCDNSKMGKTIFVMTLPIKQEQSINIHDEEDQFEKTESSQIALLKSQKPSATPTILTVEDNEEFQHLLYKHLIKKYHVLQCKNGMEALDILDKENVDIVICDIMMPIMDGLEFCKTMKENIKYSHIPVILLTARTNLESKIEGINCGADEYIEKPYSTDYLLARIENLLESRRKMQEMFRNSPELAYQSITHSKADEDFLQRLIAIIHDNLDEPDLNIDKLAEEMAVSRSTLYRKVKNVSELSPNDFIMLIRLKKAAELIKEKQYQISEIAYMVGFSSPNYFSKCFFKQFGVSPKDF